The window GGTGTTCGACTACAATGCCTATTCCCGTGCGGCCTCTGATGTCGCGTTTTTCTCCGGGAACGGTCTGGAGCAGCATGGGGTGTTCAAAGCCGGGTTCGACTTTGCGGATGTCGGCCTCCTGCCCAGGTCTCCGCAGGGGCTTCAGCTTGAGAGCGGCAGCGACGGCGCTTCAGGGGCCCCCTTGCTTCCGTCGGTTGTTCATGACTTTGCGGGTAACAGGCGGGTCGAAGGCGGCTCGTACGGGGCATTTGCCTCGGCTGTCGAGTAAGTCGCAGCAGGTGTAGGATCTTCTGCCGCAGCGGATGCCCGAAAGGTGTCATCCCTCTGTTGAACATATGAAAAAGCCAGCCGAATGGGGATTCAATTCCCCATCCGGCTGGTTTCATAATTGCCGCAGCCCCGCATAGGGGCTCTTTGTTTATCGTCCGAGATCTGCCAGCAGCCGTTCGGCCTCGGCATAATAGTCGGTGAAGACGCCGTCCACGCCCATGTCGGCCATGACGCGCAGTTCGGCAGGATCATTCACGGTGTAGACGAGCACGACCAGTCCTCGTGCATGGGCTTTGTCCACGAATGCCTTCGAGATGGTGCGGTACCAGAGATTCAGAGAGACGGCGTTCATGGTCCGGGCCGCATCAAGCAGTTCATCCGCATAGTAGGCTCCGCCAAGGCAGGCCTCTACCTCTTCGATGAGAAGGGAACGGATGCGTGCATCGCTGCATGTTGTCTCGATGAGCGCAATGTTGTCGGCAAGCGAGGGAAAACGCGGGAGCATGTAGTCTTCATTGCCGTACGCGAACACCTTGGCGAAATACGGTTCCGCCTCTGTCCCCGTCTTCTCCACAAGGCGGTTGCGGCGTATGGCACCGTCCAGCAGGGCTATCTTCGCCTCCGGGCATACCTCGCGCAGCGCGGCAAGCTCCTGCCAGTTGAAGGAGCTGACCAGCAGGTCGGCGGTTACAAGTTTGCCGTCAGCGACATAGGCGTTGAAAAGCTCACCGGCCGGTCTGCCGGTGTTGTTTCCCTTCAGTTCCATATGAATGACGGGCCGCGTTTCCTGCGGCTGCGCAGCGAAGAAGTCGAAGACGTCGGCGAGGAAGGGGATACGGTCCTCACCCTGTGCGGGATCGCCGGCAAAGAGGCTTCTCAGCGTTGCGGCATCGGTCATGGAGACTTCGCCCTTGCCTGTGGAAACCTCTTCCAGCGCGAGGTTGTGCACCACCACAAGCTCTCCGTCCGCACAGAGCTGTACGTCGAACTCGATGGCCGGAACGCCTTCAGCCGTGACCCTTTCAAAGGAGCGTATGGTGTTCTGATTATATCCTGCGTACTTGCAGCCACGATGGCCTATCAGCAGCATTGGAGTCTCCGTTAGATGAGGTTGGGAAGGAACATGACCAGGCCGGGCACATAGGTCACCACCAGAAGGATCAGCACCAGCGCCACGATGAAGGGCCACACCTCGCGCACAAACTGCCCAACGGTCACCCCGGTGATGGCGCAGGTGGTGAACATCATGGAGCCGAACGGCGGTGTTATGCCGCCGATCATGATGTTGACGATCATGACCAGGCCGAAGTGGATCAGGTCGATGTTCATGCTCTTGACCAGCGGCACCAGAAGCGGCGCCACGATGATCAGCAGGGCTCCGCCTTCCAGAAACATGCCGAGGACAAGCAGCAGCGCATTGATCACGAGCAGGATAAGCCACGGAGAATCGGAGAGGGCCAGAATGCCCTTGGTCAGCTCGTGCGGGATGCGTTCCCAGCTCATGTACTGCCCGAACACGGAAGCCGCGATGATGATGAGCATGACCGAGCTGGTGGAAAGCAGCGTACTCTTCATGATGATGGGAAAATGTTCCCATTTCAGCTTCTTGTAGATGAACGCTCCGATGATGATGCAGAACAGAACCGCCATGGCCCCTGCTTCCGTGGGGGTGAATACACCGAAGCGAATCCCCACGATAATGCCGAGAGGCAGCAGCAGGCCCCAGATGGACTCTCTCAGCTGCTTGATGATCTCATCGGCCGAGGCTCTCTTTTCGCGCGAGGGTTTGTAGTCCCGCTTTTTGGCGATCATGTGCACGGTCAGCATGAGGCCGAAACACATGAGCAGGCCCGGCGTATAGCCGCCGATGAACATCTTGGCCACGGAGACCTGTGCGATGAGGGCGTAGATGATGAGGTTGATGCCGGGGGGAATGACCGGCGCAATGGCGGAAGAAGCGGCGGTAATGGCCGTTGCAAAGGGGGCACTGTAGCCGCGCTTGGTCATCTGCGGCACAAGGATCTTGGACTGCATGGCGGCATCGGCATTGGCCGAACCGGAGATGCCCCCCATGAGCGTGGAGAGCATGACGTTGACCTGAGCCAGCCCGCCGCGCATATGGCCGGTAAGCACCTCGGCCATTTTCATGAGGCTTGAGGTGATCCCGGAATAGTTCATGATTTCACCGGCCATGATGAAGAAGGGAATGGCCAGCAGCGGGAAGGACTGGGTGGCGGTGATGAACTTCTGCAGAATCAGGTCCGGCGGCGTACCCACATCACCGAAGGTGAAATAGGCCAGCCCCGCGGCCAGCAGGGCGAAAGAAATTGGGATGCTGGTGAAATAGAGCACCATTACGATGAGCAGAGGGAACGTGATCATGGCTTTTCTCCCGTTATCCTTCCTGTGCGCCGAACAGCTTGCGGATGTCGCGGAGCAGGAAGGACAGGGCGTATATGGTCATCAGGGCAAATCCGACCGTCAGCGCAGTGTTCACATAGATCGCTGGAACATCGAGAACGGGCGTGCGCTTCAGCTGGTTTGCCTGAATGAAAAGGGTGCTGAGGTAGACGATGTAGCCGTTGATGACGACCATCAGGCCATCGATGATCACGGCAAGAAGGGCTCGCCACGGTCGGGGTCCGAGTTTCGTCACGAAGTCGATGCCGATATGCATCTTGTAGCGGTAGGCCGCGGCCGCACCGACGAAGACGCTCCAGATGAAGGCGGTTGTGGCCACTTCCTCGGCCCAGAAAAGGCCGCCTTGAAAGAGGTAGCGGAGCAAGACGTTCACGATGACGACCAGAACGGTAATGCAGAGGAAGAAACCGCTGATGATCAGGTCGAAATTTTTGAAAAGCGTTTTGGGTGTGATAGACATTGTTCACCAGAAAAGGCGCATGGGAGGCAGGCCTCCCATGCGCCGGATAGTCGGGTTTAGCGCATTGCGTCCAGTTCAGAGAAGATGGCCTTGAACACGCCGGGGGTCATGCCGGGCTGTTCGGCATACAGGGGAGCCAGAGCCTTGCGGAAGGCGTCGCCGTCAACTTCGTTGAACTTCACGCCGTAGGATTCCAGTTCCTTCACAACGCCGCCGTGCTGGGACTTCAGGGTTTCAACCATGTGGTTTGCGCCCTTGGTGAACTCTTCCTGAATGATTGCCTGATACTTGGCAGGAATTTCGTTCCAGACCTTGGTGGAGATGTATACGCCGCAGGTGCCGAGAATGTGGCGGGTGTTGGCCACGTTCTTGGTGGGACCTTCGTATACCTTGGTGCCGATGTTGGTGAACTCGGAACCTTCAAGGCCGTCAACCACGCCCTGCTGAACGGCGGAAAGGGTTTCGCCCCAGGGCAGGGGGGTGGCAACGGCGCCCATGGCGGTCAGGGTGTCGATGTAGGACTTGGAGCCGGGGGTTCTGATCTTCATGCCCTTGAGGTCTTCAGGCTTGGTGATGACCTTCTGGGTGATCAGGTTTCTGAAACCGTAAATGTAGTCGAGGGCGAGAATCTTGATGCCCTGCGCTTCAGCCTTGGCCTGCATGTCTGCCACCAGCTTGCTCCGGGTCAGCTTCACGTACTCGTCAAAGCTGCGATAGAGCATGGGGGCGTACAGTGCCTTGAAGTCGGGCACGTAGTCGCCGATGAAGGAAGGATCTTCCACGGAGATGAAATTCGCACCGCGAACCACCTGCTCCACGCCTTCCTTGTAAGCGGGCAGCTGTGCCTGCGGGAAGGTCTGGATTCTGATGGCGCCGTCGGTCTTTTCGAGAATGGACTCGGCCACTGCATCCATGGATTTGGTCAGCTGCTCTGCGGGGCTGAATACGTGGCTCAGCTTCAGGGTCAGCTTGTAGTCGTCAGCCATGGCCTGCGAGCCGATGGACAGGATGATGCCTGCACAAAGGACAGAAAGAATCTTCTTGAAGCTCATACTCTTCTCCTATTGGTGATGAATTGCCTGGAGGTAGTTGGTTGCCGCACCAATTTCAGCAGCCTGTTGCACACACCCCTTCACACTAGTCCCCCTTGCCTCGCAGGTGAGGTGCGGAGGTTGTTGATTCACGGATGACCAGATCGATGTCCATCATGTCCTGTACCGGCTTTGTGGGCTTTTCCATGAGCTGCAGCAGCAGTTCGCAGGCGCGCTGCCCCATCTGATAGGCAGGCTGGCGGACGGTTGTCAGGGCCGGTACCATGTAGGAAGCCGTCGGCATGTCGTCAAAACCGACGATTGAAAGATCTTCAGGCAGGGCAAGGCCTGCCTCCCTCGCGCCCTTGATGGCGCCGAGGGCGATATAGTCGTTGGAACAGAACACGGCAGTGGGTGGAGAGGGCAGGGCAAGCAGCCTCTTTATGGAATCCCGCCCGCCGGAAAGGGAGTATTCCGTCTGGACAAGCAGCTCTTTGTCGTACGGAATGCCGTGGTCTTTGAGGCACCGCTTGTAGCCGTGCCAGCGATGAAAGCTTCTGTCCGTGGTGGAGAAATTGCCCGCCACAATGCCGATGCGTCTGTGACCGAGGGAGACAAGGTGTTCCGTGGCAATATAGCCGCCGCGGAAGTTGTCTACGCCCACGGCGGAAATGGGGCCGCCCTTTATGGTGCTGAAGAGAAGGACAAAGGGAAACCCTTCGTCCACAAGGGATTTCAGGACTTCACCCTTGGGATTGGTGGTGGTGATGATGAGGCCGTCCACCTGACTTTCCCTGAGGACCTTGATCAGGTTTTCTTCCTGCGAGTAGTTGTAGGAGGTGTTGCCGAGAATGATCTTGATCTTGTTCCGGTCGGCATATTCCTGCACTCCGAGAGTGGAGTCGGAGAATACGGGGTTGTTGATGTTCGGAATAATAAGGCCGATGGTGTTGGAACGCTTGGTGGCAAAGCCGCGTGCAAGGGCGTTGTATTTGTAATTGCACTTCTCCATGGCAAGAAGAACCTTTACGCGGGTCGCTTCGCGCACTGTGTCCGGAAAGTTGATAACCCGTGACACCGTGGCGGTTGATACCCCGGCAAGTCGTGCGACATCGAGAATGGTACTCACAGCAAACCCCTTCATGTAAACGCTTACATTTTACTATCAGCCGCCTGTAAAGCGTGTCAACAGGCTTGTTTTTTCAGTTGCTGCTTTCTGCGCTTTATTGCCTGTTTTTATTGGCTTTGCGTGTCTGTTTGGGGCGAGAAGAGGCTTTTCTTCAGTTGAAAGCTCATGTAATGTAAGCGTGTACATTTCGATAAAGGATGTGTGAATGAGCGGCAGTCGTTTGAGCCAGCTGACAGGACAGGTGCAGCGCATCGACCATGGCGGGTTGCATGTGGACCTTGTGCGTACGTCTAAGGGAACGGTGCGTATCGGCAGCATGCCGGACATCGCGAAGTTCCTGAAGGAGCATGGATTTCGTGAGGAAACGGTCGTCGTTCCGGACTGGGAGGTATCCCTTGCCGGAGACAACCGCACCGGCGAGGAGTTCATTCTCTGGCACGCGCAGGTAAGGGGCGGGCTGCGGAAGGAGTATGTCGGCCTGCCGGAGAACATGGAGCAGGTTCAGCACCATCTCGGGCGCATCTTTCCGTATTTCTTCGATGAGAAGCGGCTTTCCATCGTCCGCAAGAAATGGCTCGGCAACTGGTTTCATCCCAATGCGGCCGATCCGCTCTATCGCAATGGTGATCTGGAAATCCGTTGCGGCGCGGGCAACATCGTCCTCGCGGATGGCGGGCGGGTTGTGTATGATCGGACCGATCTTGCGCCGGCAGGCAATGCCGACGACGCAATAGAAGCTCTGCTGGCGACCGTTCCGCGCGACGGGGCGGAGCGTGATTGTCTGGAGGTCATTCCCGTCGGCTGCGGCAACGGGTTTCACGGTACGGTGGCGAACACCGTTGTCCGGTACGGCCGTCATGTCATCTGGATTGATCCCTGCGGTTATCCGGCACATGCCCTTGCGCGTCACAACATCCATTGGGACGACATCACCCACTTCCTGTTCACGCATAGTCACGAAGATCATGTGCAGGGCTTTACCGTCTGTGTACAGCGGGCCCGCAAGTACGGGCGAAAGCTGAATTTGCTGGTGACCGACAGCATGTTCCGCCTGCTGCTGGATTTTTATACGCCGCTCTTTCCCGACCTGAAGGAGCATGTGAACGTGCTGCCGCTGCATCCCGCGACACCGTTGCAGCTCGGGCCTGTGAAGATCGAGAGCCGCTGGAATCATCACATCCTGCCCTACGGCACCCTTGGCCTGAAGATATCAGCCGGTGGCAGAACCTTCGGCTATTCGGGCGACACCAAGTACGATGAGGCGATCAACCGCATTCTGAACCGGAAGGAGCTGACTGCCGAATGGTTTGCCGCCTGCGATCTGGTGTTCCACGAGATTGATTTTGATAATCCCCACAGTGTGCATACCCACTGGAAGCAGGTGGAATCGCTACAGCGCGCCATTTCCGGCAGGGTTCTGGGCTACCACACGCCTTATCTGGCCAACAGCCCCTTCCCTCTTGCCGAAGAGGGGCGGCGGTATGTGCTGGATGGGGGAGCGTAGGGGGGGCGTTACTCCCTTACGCGGCAACACGATTCGTAGAAAGCGGTCAGGCTTGTTTAGCCTGACCGCTTTTTTG is drawn from Desulfovibrio mangrovi and contains these coding sequences:
- a CDS encoding glycerophosphodiester phosphodiesterase, which gives rise to MLLIGHRGCKYAGYNQNTIRSFERVTAEGVPAIEFDVQLCADGELVVVHNLALEEVSTGKGEVSMTDAATLRSLFAGDPAQGEDRIPFLADVFDFFAAQPQETRPVIHMELKGNNTGRPAGELFNAYVADGKLVTADLLVSSFNWQELAALREVCPEAKIALLDGAIRRNRLVEKTGTEAEPYFAKVFAYGNEDYMLPRFPSLADNIALIETTCSDARIRSLLIEEVEACLGGAYYADELLDAARTMNAVSLNLWYRTISKAFVDKAHARGLVVLVYTVNDPAELRVMADMGVDGVFTDYYAEAERLLADLGR
- a CDS encoding TRAP transporter large permease — translated: MITFPLLIVMVLYFTSIPISFALLAAGLAYFTFGDVGTPPDLILQKFITATQSFPLLAIPFFIMAGEIMNYSGITSSLMKMAEVLTGHMRGGLAQVNVMLSTLMGGISGSANADAAMQSKILVPQMTKRGYSAPFATAITAASSAIAPVIPPGINLIIYALIAQVSVAKMFIGGYTPGLLMCFGLMLTVHMIAKKRDYKPSREKRASADEIIKQLRESIWGLLLPLGIIVGIRFGVFTPTEAGAMAVLFCIIIGAFIYKKLKWEHFPIIMKSTLLSTSSVMLIIIAASVFGQYMSWERIPHELTKGILALSDSPWLILLVINALLLVLGMFLEGGALLIIVAPLLVPLVKSMNIDLIHFGLVMIVNIMIGGITPPFGSMMFTTCAITGVTVGQFVREVWPFIVALVLILLVVTYVPGLVMFLPNLI
- a CDS encoding TRAP transporter small permease → MSITPKTLFKNFDLIISGFFLCITVLVVIVNVLLRYLFQGGLFWAEEVATTAFIWSVFVGAAAAYRYKMHIGIDFVTKLGPRPWRALLAVIIDGLMVVINGYIVYLSTLFIQANQLKRTPVLDVPAIYVNTALTVGFALMTIYALSFLLRDIRKLFGAQEG
- a CDS encoding C4-dicarboxylate TRAP transporter substrate-binding protein — translated: MSFKKILSVLCAGIILSIGSQAMADDYKLTLKLSHVFSPAEQLTKSMDAVAESILEKTDGAIRIQTFPQAQLPAYKEGVEQVVRGANFISVEDPSFIGDYVPDFKALYAPMLYRSFDEYVKLTRSKLVADMQAKAEAQGIKILALDYIYGFRNLITQKVITKPEDLKGMKIRTPGSKSYIDTLTAMGAVATPLPWGETLSAVQQGVVDGLEGSEFTNIGTKVYEGPTKNVANTRHILGTCGVYISTKVWNEIPAKYQAIIQEEFTKGANHMVETLKSQHGGVVKELESYGVKFNEVDGDAFRKALAPLYAEQPGMTPGVFKAIFSELDAMR
- a CDS encoding LacI family DNA-binding transcriptional regulator; translated protein: MSTILDVARLAGVSTATVSRVINFPDTVREATRVKVLLAMEKCNYKYNALARGFATKRSNTIGLIIPNINNPVFSDSTLGVQEYADRNKIKIILGNTSYNYSQEENLIKVLRESQVDGLIITTTNPKGEVLKSLVDEGFPFVLLFSTIKGGPISAVGVDNFRGGYIATEHLVSLGHRRIGIVAGNFSTTDRSFHRWHGYKRCLKDHGIPYDKELLVQTEYSLSGGRDSIKRLLALPSPPTAVFCSNDYIALGAIKGAREAGLALPEDLSIVGFDDMPTASYMVPALTTVRQPAYQMGQRACELLLQLMEKPTKPVQDMMDIDLVIRESTTSAPHLRGKGD
- a CDS encoding MBL fold metallo-hydrolase; the protein is MSGSRLSQLTGQVQRIDHGGLHVDLVRTSKGTVRIGSMPDIAKFLKEHGFREETVVVPDWEVSLAGDNRTGEEFILWHAQVRGGLRKEYVGLPENMEQVQHHLGRIFPYFFDEKRLSIVRKKWLGNWFHPNAADPLYRNGDLEIRCGAGNIVLADGGRVVYDRTDLAPAGNADDAIEALLATVPRDGAERDCLEVIPVGCGNGFHGTVANTVVRYGRHVIWIDPCGYPAHALARHNIHWDDITHFLFTHSHEDHVQGFTVCVQRARKYGRKLNLLVTDSMFRLLLDFYTPLFPDLKEHVNVLPLHPATPLQLGPVKIESRWNHHILPYGTLGLKISAGGRTFGYSGDTKYDEAINRILNRKELTAEWFAACDLVFHEIDFDNPHSVHTHWKQVESLQRAISGRVLGYHTPYLANSPFPLAEEGRRYVLDGGA